CGGTTTTGGTAATCCAGATAATAAGAGTGTTCCCACACATCGAATCCGAGAAGCGGCTTCAATCCGGCACGAACAGGGTTGCTGCCGTTTCCTTCTTTGGTGATGTGCAGTTTGCCGTTCTTGTCAACGGACAACCACGCCCATCCCGAGCCGAACAATCCTACTGCTGCTGCGTTGAATTCTTTCTTGAAGTTTTCAAAGCTGCCGAAGTCTCGTTTGATAGCTTCTCCCAGTTTGCCTGCCGGTTCCTTCTTTGTTGGTTTCGGGGCAAATTGCAGGAAATACAGGTTGTGGTTCAATACTTGTCCGGCGTTATTGAATATAGCTCCATCCGGTGCTGTGGCAACGATTTCTTCCACCGTTTTACCTTCATATTCTGTTCCCGGAACGAGGCTGTTCAGATTATTTACATACGTTTGTAGATGTTTTCCGTAATGGAAATCTATTGTTTGCTGACTGATTACAGGTTCCAACGCATTGTTTGCGTAAGGAAGTTTAGGCATTTCGTAAGTCATGGTCATTATAATTAAAGACATTAATATACTATTCATAATGTTACAAGTTTTAATTGGCTTGATATACTATAATAACAGAAGCCTTCCGCAAAATGTTCACAGTATCTTGTTTTATTTATAAATATACTGTATACGTTCCACTTCGTTCGGGTTGTCCCGGTTCGTACGGTAAATCCATTGTCCCGTATTGTCATATTCGTAGTAAGAATTTCCATCAATCCGGTTCCCGTATTTATCGTACAGGCAGGTCAGGCAGCCGGACGTTTTCTGGTTGTTGCCCATAATCCGCTGGTAGACAATCTGCGTCAGGTAACCGTATTTATCATACTCATAAGCATCCTTTTGCGAGATAACCTGGTCGGGGGAATTGGCGAAAAGCAGGTTCTGGTGTTGTGATGCGACCAGTCTGCCCTTATCATCATATTTATTCGCGGTGTATGCCTGGAGTTCACCGTTCTTATTGTATTCCTTGGCTTCGGTCAGCAGTCCTTGCTTGTTATAAGTGCTGATAATGAGCTTTCCGTCCGTATATTTAAGTGAATCGCTCTCGATGCTTCCATCGGCACCGATGCGGCATGTCCGCCGGTAAATGTCCGTCTTGGTTTTCGGATTCGTCTGTACTTCAAAGATGCAGCGACCTTGTGGGTCATATAGCCTGTTCGTTTGTACTTCATTGCTTGCCTGCCCGTTTTTCATGGTCAGTGAAAGAGTAGAGACGAGTTGCCCTTTATCGTCATACGAATAAGTGGTCGAGATATTTCCTGTGCTGTCGTTTTCGGCAGACTTTATCAGTCGTCCCGCATTATAATATTTCACGGAAGTAGGAGTGGAGATGATGGCTTGCAGGATAAACGGTGTCCGTAACGCATTGGCTTGGTCGCGAAACTCTTTGTATTTATGCGTACTCAGAAATTCCTGCAACAGTCCCAGAGATTCAGAACTGACAATAGCCGGCTTCAAAAGCTCAAAATCGGCTTTCTCGCTGAGATACTCAAGGTCACCCAAGTGTGTACGTGCCGTGGTGTTCAGGTAAGGAGTATGTTTATAGTCGTCGATAATTTGCCGGATAGCGGTCGCGTTTCCCCCTTCCCGCAGGCTGTCGATGCTGTGGAACAGATAATTGTCATATAACGCTTGGGCTTCAGCCAGAAACGGACGGGTATCCTTGTCCGTGAAGAACTTCTGCATGGCGGGATTATCAAAGAAAGCCTTGAAATTCTCCTGTGTCGGATTGCTTTTCACAATCTGATAGAGCCGCTTGTTCTCGGCAGCGTTGACCTGGGAGGCGAATTTCCCGTTCGGGTATTCCGCCATATATGTCTGATAAATACTGGGTGCGGGTGCTTTCAGTATGCTTTCCAGTAATGCCATTTCGCGGATATCCCGTATCTTCTGCATCAGTGCGGAGTCTGCCGGATAACCGCTTGAATGGATACTGTCCATCAATGTCCGGCTGAACGGAATCCGGTCTTTCGAAGCCTCTAATATGTAGATAATAGATTGCTCCGCTTTGTCCTGTACGTTGGAAATCTGAATTTTCTCCTCTTCGCAGATGTTGGGGAAGTAGGCTTTTGCTGCCTTCTCGTAGCAACCGAAATAATTGGTGGCAGCCTGTTCGCTCTGGTTGTTCCACAGTTCGTTGAGGACATCCAGCAGTTCCAGTTCCTCGGCATAATATGCCTGCGTTTCATCGTCTACCTTTTCTCGGTTTTTCTGCCATTTGTCAGCGTCGTTGTCATTCAGATACCTGAGCAGTTTTTCCATGCGGCTCTGCTTCTGTGCCATGGCCTGTGGAATATAGGCGACCAGGGCTAAACTCAAAATAATCGATAAAAATATACCTCTTTTCATTGCTTTTGGGGGGTTAGGTTAAAATAGTTAGTGATGAAAAATCGTAAAAATACCTTCATTCTCGAATGAATGTTATACTTTTGTATTGAGAACAAAATTGAACGCCGAGGGTTTGTTAAAAAACCTCATTGTTTTTATAATGCTGTTATGAATACCAATTATATAGAGGAACTGAATGAGAGTCAGTGTGCAGCAGTGACTTACAACGACGGTCCTTCACTGGTGATAGCCGGTGCGGGTTCGGGGAAGACGCGCGTGTTGACTTATAAAATTGCCTATTTGCTGGAGAACGGTTACAATCCGTGGAACATCCTCGCACTGACCTTTACCAATAAGGCAGCGCGTGAGATGAAAGAGCGTATTGCCCGCCAGGTGGGTATGGAGCGGGCGCGTTATTTGTGGATGGGGACTTTCCATTCCATTTTCTCCCGTATCCTTCGTGCCGAAGCACAGTATATCGGATTTACTTCCCAGTTTACCATTTATGATACTGCCGATAGTAAGAGCCTGCTCCGTTCCATCATCAAAGAAATGGGGCTTGACGAAAAGACCTATAAGCCAGGGACTGTGCAATCCCGCATCTCCAACGCCAAGAATCATCTGGTCACTCCTACGGGATATGCTGCCAATAAGGAAGCGTACGAAGGCGATATGGCAGCCAAGATGCCCGCTATCCGCGACATCTATACCCGTTATTGGGAAAGATGCCGCCAGGCGGGAGCCATGGACTTTGACGACCTGTTGGTATATACCTATATCTTGTTCCGTGACTTCCCGGAAGTCCTGGCCCGCTATCGGGAGCAGTTCCGCTATGTGCTCGTAGACGAGTATCAGGATACCAACTATGCCCAACATAGCATCGTCCTGCAACTCACCAAAGAGAACCAGCGTGTCTGTGTCGTAGGGGATGACGCACAAAGCATCTATTCTTTCCGTGGAGCGGATATTGACAATATCCTTTATTTTACGAAAATCTATCCTGATACGAAAGTCTTTAAACTGGAACAGAATTATCGTTCTACGCAAACCATTGTCTGTGCTGCCAACAGCCTGATTGAGAAGAACGAGCGCCAAATACGGAAAGCCGTATTCTCCGAGAAAGAGAAAGGGGAAGCTATCGGTGTGTTCCAAGCATACAGCGATGTGGAAGAGGGGGATATTGTGGCGAATAAGATAGCCGAACTGCGCCGCGAACATTCCTACGGCTATGCGGATTTTGCTATCTTGTATCGTACGAATGCGCAAAGCCGTATTTTTGAGGAAGCTCTTCGGAAGCGGACGATGCCTTATAAGATTTACGGCGGACTTTCATTCTACCAACGAAAGGAGATAAAAGACGTTATCGCTTATTTCCGTCTGGTGGTGAATCCGAATGACGAAGAAGCGTTCAAGCGTATCATCAATTATCCTGCCCGTGGCATTGGAGATACTACCGTCGGCAAGATAATATCGGCAGCCACCGATAATGGAGTCAGCCTGTGGGCAGCGCTTTGCGAACCGTTGAGCTATGGCTTGAATATCAACAAAGGGACACATGCGAAACTTCAAGGTTTCCGTGAGTTGATAGAAGGCTTTATTACCGACCAGGCAGATAAGAACGCATACGAGATTGGAACGGATATTATCCGTCAATCCGGCATTATCAATGATGTTTGCCAGGACACTTCTCCTGAGAATCTGAGCCGTAAGGAAAACATAGAAGAGTTGGTAAACGGTATGAATGATTTCTGTGCTTTACGGCAGGAAGAAGGCAATCTGAATATATCCCTAACTGATTTCCTTTCGGAGATTGCGTTACTTACCGACCAGGATTCCGATAAGGCGGATGACGGGGAGAAGATAACTTTGATGACCGTCCATTCCGCCAAGGGATTGGAATTTAAGAACGTGTTTGTAGTCGGTCTGGAAGAAAACCTGTTCCCTAGCGGTATGGTAGGAGATTCGCCACGTGCGTTGGAAGAGGAACGCCGCTTGTTCTATGTAGCCATTACCCGTGCGGAAGAACATTGTTATCTGTCGTTTGCCAAAACCCGTTTCCGTTATGGAAAGATGGAGTTTGGAAGTCCCAGCCGTTTCTTGCGGGATATTGATATTGACTATTTACGGATGCCGCACGAAGCAGGAGTCAGCCGTTTGGTTGATGAAGGTGCGGGACGCTTCCGCAGAGAGATAGAAGGCGGATTTACCCGTTCTGCTTCTCCATCGCGTGCACCTTTCGGAAGTACCTCTTCTTTTGGACAGCGTGAACGGCCGAAGGTGCAGATAATAGCTCCCAGTGTGCCGAGAAACTTGAAGAAGGTAAGTGCGGTAGTCAGCAGTGGGGGAGCTCAGGTGTCGTCTTCCGGTTCTGCATCGGCGGCAGGAGTGCAAGCCGGACAAATGATAGAGCACGAACGTTTCGGATTGGGAGAAGTGATGAAAGTAGAAGGAACGGGAGATAACGCAAAAGCCACCATTCATTTTAAAAATGCGGGTGACAAGCAACTATTATTGCGTTTCGCTCGTTTTAAGGTGGTAGAATAAGAGAAGTAACACTAAATAGAGAGGTTCATGAAGAAACAACTAACAGTAATTTTGCTTTCCGCCTTGATTTTGAGCGGATGTGCGTCGGGGCGTATGGGTAATCCGGGAGCTATCGTAGCAGGTGCTTCTATCGGTGGTAGTCTGGGAAGTTCGATAGGCGGGCTTATCGGGGATAATAATCGTGGCTGGCGCGGCGGTTACCGTGGTTCTGCCATCGGAAATATTGTAGGAACTATTGCCGGAGCAGCTATCGGAGGCGCGTTGACTGCACCTAAACAAGCTCCGATAGAAGATGACGCTTATGTTCCTGAGATGCGTGAAGTCCGTGTTCAGAAATACAAGAAGCAGCCGCAGCAGGTTCAGCGCCCGCTTGCCCAACTGAAATTGCGCAGGATTCGTTTTATTGATGATAACCGCAGTCATGTGATTGATGCAGGGGAGAACAGTAAGATAATCTTTGAAATTATGAACGAAGGCCGGAAGCCTGTATATAATGTGGTTCCTGTCGTAGAAACGGTCGGAAAGGTGAAGCATCTCGGCATCTCTCCTTCGGTGATGATAGAGGAAATCCTTCCGAGCGAAGGCATCCGTTACACTGCCTCGATTCATGCGGGCGAGAAACTGAAAGACGGTGAAGTGACTTTCCGTGTAGCAGTGGCGGACGAG
This portion of the Bacteroides acidifaciens genome encodes:
- a CDS encoding superoxide dismutase, translating into MNSILMSLIIMTMTYEMPKLPYANNALEPVISQQTIDFHYGKHLQTYVNNLNSLVPGTEYEGKTVEEIVATAPDGAIFNNAGQVLNHNLYFLQFAPKPTKKEPAGKLGEAIKRDFGSFENFKKEFNAAAVGLFGSGWAWLSVDKNGKLHITKEGNGSNPVRAGLKPLLGFDVWEHSYYLDYQNRRADHINALWDIIDWNVVEKRM
- a CDS encoding RHS repeat protein, whose translation is MKRGIFLSIILSLALVAYIPQAMAQKQSRMEKLLRYLNDNDADKWQKNREKVDDETQAYYAEELELLDVLNELWNNQSEQAATNYFGCYEKAAKAYFPNICEEEKIQISNVQDKAEQSIIYILEASKDRIPFSRTLMDSIHSSGYPADSALMQKIRDIREMALLESILKAPAPSIYQTYMAEYPNGKFASQVNAAENKRLYQIVKSNPTQENFKAFFDNPAMQKFFTDKDTRPFLAEAQALYDNYLFHSIDSLREGGNATAIRQIIDDYKHTPYLNTTARTHLGDLEYLSEKADFELLKPAIVSSESLGLLQEFLSTHKYKEFRDQANALRTPFILQAIISTPTSVKYYNAGRLIKSAENDSTGNISTTYSYDDKGQLVSTLSLTMKNGQASNEVQTNRLYDPQGRCIFEVQTNPKTKTDIYRRTCRIGADGSIESDSLKYTDGKLIISTYNKQGLLTEAKEYNKNGELQAYTANKYDDKGRLVASQHQNLLFANSPDQVISQKDAYEYDKYGYLTQIVYQRIMGNNQKTSGCLTCLYDKYGNRIDGNSYYEYDNTGQWIYRTNRDNPNEVERIQYIYK
- a CDS encoding ATP-dependent helicase encodes the protein MNTNYIEELNESQCAAVTYNDGPSLVIAGAGSGKTRVLTYKIAYLLENGYNPWNILALTFTNKAAREMKERIARQVGMERARYLWMGTFHSIFSRILRAEAQYIGFTSQFTIYDTADSKSLLRSIIKEMGLDEKTYKPGTVQSRISNAKNHLVTPTGYAANKEAYEGDMAAKMPAIRDIYTRYWERCRQAGAMDFDDLLVYTYILFRDFPEVLARYREQFRYVLVDEYQDTNYAQHSIVLQLTKENQRVCVVGDDAQSIYSFRGADIDNILYFTKIYPDTKVFKLEQNYRSTQTIVCAANSLIEKNERQIRKAVFSEKEKGEAIGVFQAYSDVEEGDIVANKIAELRREHSYGYADFAILYRTNAQSRIFEEALRKRTMPYKIYGGLSFYQRKEIKDVIAYFRLVVNPNDEEAFKRIINYPARGIGDTTVGKIISAATDNGVSLWAALCEPLSYGLNINKGTHAKLQGFRELIEGFITDQADKNAYEIGTDIIRQSGIINDVCQDTSPENLSRKENIEELVNGMNDFCALRQEEGNLNISLTDFLSEIALLTDQDSDKADDGEKITLMTVHSAKGLEFKNVFVVGLEENLFPSGMVGDSPRALEEERRLFYVAITRAEEHCYLSFAKTRFRYGKMEFGSPSRFLRDIDIDYLRMPHEAGVSRLVDEGAGRFRREIEGGFTRSASPSRAPFGSTSSFGQRERPKVQIIAPSVPRNLKKVSAVVSSGGAQVSSSGSASAAGVQAGQMIEHERFGLGEVMKVEGTGDNAKATIHFKNAGDKQLLLRFARFKVVE
- a CDS encoding glycine zipper family protein, whose amino-acid sequence is MKKQLTVILLSALILSGCASGRMGNPGAIVAGASIGGSLGSSIGGLIGDNNRGWRGGYRGSAIGNIVGTIAGAAIGGALTAPKQAPIEDDAYVPEMREVRVQKYKKQPQQVQRPLAQLKLRRIRFIDDNRSHVIDAGENSKIIFEIMNEGRKPVYNVVPVVETVGKVKHLGISPSVMIEEILPSEGIRYTASIHAGEKLKDGEVTFRVAVADENGMICDSQEFTLPTQRGN